The genomic segment CATTAACTTTGAAGATGATGTGATTCGCGGTGTTACGGTAGTAAAAACCGGCGAAATCACCTGGCCTGCGCCACCAATCAAAGTTTCAGCTCAACCACAGAAGCCAAAAGTTGCCGATGTGATGGCAGCCAAAGCGGAAGCGGCACCTTCTTCGCCAGTGAAAAAATATGCCTTACTGGCGTTGGCTATCATCCTGTTTGGTTGGTTGGCCAGCGTTGCACCGGCCTCTTTCCTTTCCCACTTTACCGTTTTCGCACTGGCATGTGTGGTCGGTTATTACGTGGTGTGGAACGTAAGTCATGCGCTGCATACCCCGTTGATGTCCGTAACTAATGCGATATCGGGCATTATTGTGGTCGGGGCACTGTTGCAGATCGGTCACGGTGGATGGGTCACATTCTTCTCATTTATCGCGGTACTGATTGCCAGTATTAATATCTTTGGTGGATTCACCGTCACCCAGCGCATGCTGAAAATGTTCCGGAAGAACTAAGGAGTAACAAATATGTCTGGAGGATTAGTTACTGCCGCATATATTGTTGCCGCGGTTCTATTTATTTTCAGTCTTGCTGGTTTATCCAAGCATGAAACGTCAAAAATGGGTAACACCTTTGGCGTACTGGGGATGGCGATTGCTTTAATCGCAACGATTTTCGGGCCTTACTCAAGTAATGTGGGCTGGATTATCATGGCGATGATCATTGGTGGCGCTATTGGTATTTATCTCGCCAGAAAAGTGGAGATGACCGAAATGCCGGAGCTGGTTGCTATTCTGCACAGCTTCGTTGGTCTGGCAGCGGTATTAGTTGGTTTTAACAGCTATATCGTTGGCCCACATATGGAAGGCGTACCTGCACACGAACTGCAAGTGGTGTTAAACATTCACAATGTTGAAGTATTCCTTGGGATCTTCATCGGTGCGGTCACCTTTACTGGTTCGGTAGTAGCGTTTGGTAAACTTCGCGGCACTATTTCATCAAAACCAATGATGTTGCCTCACCGCCATAAGCTGAATCTGGCAGCGGTATTGGTTTCATTTGTACTGATGATTCTGTTCGTTAACAGCGATAGCACCGGATTTCAGGTGTTTGCATTACTGATAATGACACTGATTGCACTGGCATTTGGCTGGCATCTGGTGGCATCTATTGGCGGTGCAGATATGCCGGTGGTGGTTTCAATGCTGAACTCCTACTCAGGTTGGGCAGCAGCGGCAGCGGGCTTTATGTTAAGCAACGATCTGTTGATCGTAACCGGTGCGCTGGTTGGTTCTTCCGGTGCGATTCTGTCTTACATTATGTGTAAGGCGATGAACCGCTCATTTATCAGTGTTATTGCCGGTGGGTTTGGTACTGATGGTTCTTCAACTGGTGAAGATGAAGAAGTGGGCGAACACCGTGAAACCACGGCGGAAGAAGTGGCAGAACTGCTGAAGAACTCCAGCTCTGTCATTATCACCCCAGGGTACGGTATGGCGGTAGCACAGGCGCAATATCCGGTTGCGGATATTACCGCTAAGCTGCGCGAGCGTGGCATCAAAGTTCGCTTTGGTATTCACCCAGTTGCGGGTCGTTTACCAGGCCATATGAACGTGTTACTGGCAGAAGCAAAAGTACCTTATGACATCGTGCTGGAGATGGATGAAATCAACGAAGATTTCCCGGATACCGATACCGTATTAGTCATTGGTGCAAACGACACGGTTAACCCTGCAGCGATGGAAGACCCTCGTAGTCCAATCGCAGGTATGCCAGTACTTGAAGTGTGGAAAGCGCAGAACGTTATCGTATTTAAACGTTCTATGAATACTGGTTATGCTGGCGTTCAGAACCCTCTGTTCTTCAAAGAAAATACCCAAATGCTGTTTGGTGATGCTAAAGAGAGCGTAGATAAAATCCTGCGTGCTTTATAAGATTCATTAAAATAAGCAAAACAAAGGGCCGCAATCGCGGCCCTTTTTAATAACTCAAGCTCAACTAATCTTCATCATCATGATCGTCGTGCTCTGAAGTATCGTCTGGCTTCACAGCCAGAAGGTCGCATTTCAGATGTCCGATCACACGTTCTGCAGTATTACCAATAAAGGCTGCGGACAGTCCGGTTCTGCCGACGGTACCCAGCACCACAATACCGGCATGAATTTGTTCTGCCACGGCAGGGATAACGTCTTCCGGCATGCCTTTCTCTACGTGAGTCAGCTCTTCCGGTATACCAAACTCCTGGCGCAGTGCTTTCATGGCCACCAAAAACTGACCGCGAATCGCATTGTTGTAAACCGTAGGATCAAACTCCGGTAACTCAATAGCAATATTGATTGAGGTAGAAGGGTACGCACTGACCAGATGCACTTCGGTGCTGTCAGCAAAGGCTGCCAGTTCTAAAGATTCTCTTACCAGTTTACGGTTTAACTCATCGTGGAAGTCTTCTTCACTGGAAAGGTTGACGGAAACCAGCGCTCTACCATGTTCCGGCCACGGCTGATCTTTTACCATCCAAACGGCACAAGGGGCTTTACGTAACAGGTGCCAGTCCAGCGGGGTGAAGATCACCGATTCCAGCATATCGTGCTGATGAGCCGCTTTAAGCAGCAGGTCATGGTCGTGCTCAATAATTTCTTCAATGACCGCTTCATGATAGCGTTTATGCCAGACCACCTTAATTTCGATGTTAACACCCGATTCCAGATAGTAGTGGCTTAACTGGCGTATCCAGGCGACGCGCTGATCGATAGCGCTTTGACGCATCGCCATACGCTCATCCTGAGAAAGCAGGCTGGTTACTTCATAAGAGAAATCAAAAATAGGCAGAAATGCCTTAATTTTCCCGCCGTTACGGCGAACAAGATAGACGGCGCGCCGTAGAGCTGCTTGATCCTCTTCATCCGGATCGATTGCGACAAGAAGATTTTGATAATGTGCCATAAGCGCCTCCCGTTAAATACCTAAAGTATAGTTAAAGATAAACCATATAACGGGAACAGAACAGAAGAGGAACGGGACTCGGATCAAGATTTAGGTAAAATCTTGATCCGACGATGATTATTCGCTTTGATTTTGACCAGCCAGCTCGGCCAGGGTGTCGATATCCTGAATAGTAATATATTTACCTTTAACGCTCAGGATTTCGCTTTTTTGGAATCGACCCAATAAACGACTGATAGTTTCGACCGTCAGGCCTAAATAGTTACCAATATCACCACGGGTCATGGTCAGGCGAAACTCTCTTGGAGAGAAGCCGCGTTGTGCAAAACGACGGGAGAGGTTATAGATGAAAGCAGCCAGACGTTCTTCAGCATTTTTCTTCGACAGCAACAGGATCATGTCCTGATCGCCTTTAATCTCACCGCTCATTAAACGCATGATTTGCTGACGCAAGCTTGGCATTTTGCCAGACAGGTCATCCAACACTTCATAAGGAATTTCACATACCATCGAAGTTTCGAGAGCCTGAGCAAAGCTTGGGTGCATATGATTACCAATGGCATCAAAACCCACTAAGTCACCCGCCAGATGGAAACCGGTGATTTGTTCATCACCTTGTTCAGTGATGGTATAGCTTTTTATGGTACCGGAGCGAATAGCATACAGAGACTTAAGATCATCGCCTGCTTTAAACAGTGCCTGACCTTTCTGAATCGGCTTTTTACGCTCAATAATATTGTCGAGCTGATTCAGTTCATGCTCATTCAGCGTAAAAGGAATGCATAACGGGCTGATACAGCAATCCTGACAGTGGATTGCACATCCGCCTGATTGTATGCGCCGAATTGTTCGCTTTTCCGGAATCATAAAATTTAACTCTACTTTATTTGATATGTGTCAATTTTAACAGTTTTTCGCCTAATAGGTAAGGCTTGAACAAAAGTCGGTACAAGAGTTGTGAGCGTTACAACAAAAAACCAATAACATCATGATTCTAATGGTGATTAATTTTTGTTTTCACTCTATTAATAACCACTTTACTATTATGGATATATCGATTTGATGCTTTTTTAATCTCAAACCTAAAAATTTGGTTAAAAAAAAGAAATATACGGATATTTGACCTGATTTATCACCTTAACACGAAGATAAACACTAAATCAGGATGTTTAATTCGATAATAATTGATGATTATTTAACATTTTGGTCATTTTTTGACTGTTTTTTCTGATTATCACTCGTACAACTATAAGCCTAGTATAATTGACAGGTATTTTTTAGGCCAATTTAGTTACCCGCTGAGGTAAAGCTAAATCACCCATCTTTCTATTTATACCGTTACAGGCGGTAACACCCAGTCTGTTTTTGACCAAACATTGATGTATCGGGTCGTTCTAATGGTTTTTTGATAATCAGAGATATCTGTCTCTGCTTTTGCCATAGTTTGATAGAGATCAGGTTTATTATATTAATTAACTACGTATAATGAGAATAAATATCATTGTGAGAATGTATATCATAATTATGCGTATTATTCAGAAAGCTTTGTTGCTCTGCATTGGATGGCTGGCGCTCAGCGCTGTTGTTGTCGCGGATACCGATTATAAGCAGTTGACGGATGATATTCGCCAGCGCTTAGATAAAACTTCTCAACTCTACCAACAGCAGCAAATTGCTGATGCACGTACCGAAGTCCAGATGGCTTACTTTGAAGTATTTGAAAATCTGGAAGGGCCAATTCGCATCAATATCTCTGCACAAAAAAGTTATCAGATGGAAGCCGCTTTTGGCGAAATCAGAAAGATGATTGGCGACGGTAAACCGCAAAGCGAAGTTGATGAAAGAATTAACTGGCTGAAAGGGGAGTTGGATAGCGTACTGCCCGTTCTGGCGGATGGTCATCAACTGACGGCGGAACAGCAGCACGGTACTTATGATAATGATCAAATAGCCCCTTACTGGCAGCAGAGTTTTAAAACCATCGATGATTTGCTGGCAGAAGCTATCACGCTGTATCAACAAAATAATTATGCAGAAGCACGTCTTCGAGTTCAAAAAGCCCAATATGATGGGTTTAAAAACTCTGAGATGGAGATGTCTGTTCGCCAAAATCGCTCTTCGCAACAGGCCGGTGAAATTAATCGCCAGTTTAACGAGCTGATTAAAATCAGTGGTGAAGCCGATCAAATGAATGAAGTCAGCTATCGCATCACTGCTTTATTACAGGATCTTGAAGACCTTCTTCCCGGACTACCAACGACGCGTGATACACAGCAGGCTGTAGCTACCACCAACGGTGTTACTGAAGATGCAACTCCGGATGCCGACTGGCAGAAAGTGGTGACGGATATTGATAAGGCGGTTAATGCTGCGCTGGAACAATATCGAACGGGTGATGGCAAAGGGGCGATGATGGCTATCCAGGACGCCTACTTTGACCTGTTTGAAGCCAGCGGAATGGAGAATAAAATCGGCTCCCGCGATTCTGCGTTTAAAACCAAAATCGAAGGTTACTTCACTCGCATGGTGAGCCAGATTAAAGCAGGACAACCTGTTGAGGCGATACAGCAACAGTCTCAGGCATTACAGCAGGATTTAAAGACCGCAGTAGAAATGTTGGGTACCGGCGGTCAAACCAGCTGGAGTCTGTTGGTTTACAGCCTGTTGATCATTGTACGTGAAGGTTTGGAAGCGCTGCTGATTGTCGCCGCGATTGTGGCCTATCTGGTGAAGAATAATCACCACGACAAGCTACCGTTAATTCGCCAGTCAGTTTATGTCGCGCTGGTTGCCAGTGTAATAACGGCGGTGCTGTTCCAGTGGTTATTCTCTAACTCCGGTGCCAGCCGCGAGTTACTGGAAGGGATAACTATGCTGATCGCGGTAGTGATGTTGTTCTCCATGAGTTATTGGTTACTGTCTAAAGTGGAAGCTCGTCACTGGAAAGCCTACCTGGAAGGTAAGCTTTCCCAATCAT from the Limnobaculum zhutongyuii genome contains:
- the pntB gene encoding Re/Si-specific NAD(P)(+) transhydrogenase subunit beta, whose protein sequence is MSGGLVTAAYIVAAVLFIFSLAGLSKHETSKMGNTFGVLGMAIALIATIFGPYSSNVGWIIMAMIIGGAIGIYLARKVEMTEMPELVAILHSFVGLAAVLVGFNSYIVGPHMEGVPAHELQVVLNIHNVEVFLGIFIGAVTFTGSVVAFGKLRGTISSKPMMLPHRHKLNLAAVLVSFVLMILFVNSDSTGFQVFALLIMTLIALAFGWHLVASIGGADMPVVVSMLNSYSGWAAAAAGFMLSNDLLIVTGALVGSSGAILSYIMCKAMNRSFISVIAGGFGTDGSSTGEDEEVGEHRETTAEEVAELLKNSSSVIITPGYGMAVAQAQYPVADITAKLRERGIKVRFGIHPVAGRLPGHMNVLLAEAKVPYDIVLEMDEINEDFPDTDTVLVIGANDTVNPAAMEDPRSPIAGMPVLEVWKAQNVIVFKRSMNTGYAGVQNPLFFKENTQMLFGDAKESVDKILRAL
- the uspE gene encoding universal stress protein UspE; the protein is MAHYQNLLVAIDPDEEDQAALRRAVYLVRRNGGKIKAFLPIFDFSYEVTSLLSQDERMAMRQSAIDQRVAWIRQLSHYYLESGVNIEIKVVWHKRYHEAVIEEIIEHDHDLLLKAAHQHDMLESVIFTPLDWHLLRKAPCAVWMVKDQPWPEHGRALVSVNLSSEEDFHDELNRKLVRESLELAAFADSTEVHLVSAYPSTSINIAIELPEFDPTVYNNAIRGQFLVAMKALRQEFGIPEELTHVEKGMPEDVIPAVAEQIHAGIVVLGTVGRTGLSAAFIGNTAERVIGHLKCDLLAVKPDDTSEHDDHDDED
- a CDS encoding FNR family transcription factor, which encodes MIPEKRTIRRIQSGGCAIHCQDCCISPLCIPFTLNEHELNQLDNIIERKKPIQKGQALFKAGDDLKSLYAIRSGTIKSYTITEQGDEQITGFHLAGDLVGFDAIGNHMHPSFAQALETSMVCEIPYEVLDDLSGKMPSLRQQIMRLMSGEIKGDQDMILLLSKKNAEERLAAFIYNLSRRFAQRGFSPREFRLTMTRGDIGNYLGLTVETISRLLGRFQKSEILSVKGKYITIQDIDTLAELAGQNQSE
- a CDS encoding FTR1 family iron permease, with the translated sequence MRIIQKALLLCIGWLALSAVVVADTDYKQLTDDIRQRLDKTSQLYQQQQIADARTEVQMAYFEVFENLEGPIRINISAQKSYQMEAAFGEIRKMIGDGKPQSEVDERINWLKGELDSVLPVLADGHQLTAEQQHGTYDNDQIAPYWQQSFKTIDDLLAEAITLYQQNNYAEARLRVQKAQYDGFKNSEMEMSVRQNRSSQQAGEINRQFNELIKISGEADQMNEVSYRITALLQDLEDLLPGLPTTRDTQQAVATTNGVTEDATPDADWQKVVTDIDKAVNAALEQYRTGDGKGAMMAIQDAYFDLFEASGMENKIGSRDSAFKTKIEGYFTRMVSQIKAGQPVEAIQQQSQALQQDLKTAVEMLGTGGQTSWSLLVYSLLIIVREGLEALLIVAAIVAYLVKNNHHDKLPLIRQSVYVALVASVITAVLFQWLFSNSGASRELLEGITMLIAVVMLFSMSYWLLSKVEARHWKAYLEGKLSQSLSTGSVVGLWLTCFLAVYREGAETVLFYFALMGDSTSVSGHLSILAGFVIGCVILLIAYLIMRFTVVKLPLKPFFMFTGSFMYLMAFVFAGKGVLELIEGKLFEPTLLSGMPEISWLGIYPYIETLAPQAVLIVAALIALWVMKKNSSATAANA